The Leptodactylus fuscus isolate aLepFus1 chromosome 1, aLepFus1.hap2, whole genome shotgun sequence nucleotide sequence TTTTGAACCTGAGCTATCAACAGGTTTTATGGGAAATTGACACCAAGGGGTTGGATACATTTGAGGGCAAATTTAGTATCAATTTATGCACATATTATCCAACACCCTGTGGCTTGTGTTTTATCTTTTCACAAAGAGCACTTGGGTGATATTTTAAAcgaacaataaaagttatgttttactcTTTTCAGTGAATAGATTTACCATCCagttcagtcactgtgataaatctggtgtagcatCAGATTGTCTATCTAAGTTTACACTATTAGTACATCTGAGCCAATGTGTGATCTGCTCAAAGGGATTCCCACTGAAAAGATTGTTCAAAACAGTGGCCTTGTTCTGGTGAGGGGTTGTGTGCTCATAGAGAGGTGTAAAGAATAAAGTCGGTTTTGATAAAATCTCTCTTTAACCTCTTCAGTACCGGGTAATTTcttgtccaggaccagacacattttatgtttttgttgtttgtgcagttttgagggctgtaacatttttatcatgtgTGTTATTCAACTAATGTCTGCATTGTTTATCGGtgacacataggactttatttttatgttgtttttatttttttatgttattttatttttatgttgttagcctcagttacaggaggaatacatccTGCACACTGTTTTAAGACTAATAGAGCTGATCTCAGGCCTGTAGGACCCAGAATCTCTTGTAACGCACTGATCCCACCGGATCACATGAACACCGGGTCAGAGCGTGGCCACatgtgtatacacagcaattgagaaggcagggaaggtaataaaccttccctgtcttctctctgggagctccggctgtagtTACAACAGCTCCGATTTTGTACAGCTGCTAAGTTctgcttggacgtaccggtatgtccttgcagaacaaggcaaccaactTCCGGATGTATATACTcaatgggtggtccagaagtggttgaGGGGAAATTTCTCAAAGCAGTATATAGCAGTTTAGACGGATATGGGTAAGATTTTAAAATAGTATAAGATAAACATATGGCTACGATTAAGGCGCCTGGTCCGGACAGATTGCCTCTTGCCTATTACAAGAAACTTGGCCCAGACCTTGGACACTATTTCTCTTAAAAGGTGTTCAACCCCCTGAGATCAGGTTACTGATGTCTCTCATGATTTGggtctgttaaatatcttgtattttcgGGTGAGACTTGTGTgaccacgtgttgtaggccttatcacgatgggaggagtcagcttgttataaacatgtagagtttaattaaacatcttgaaggaaaacacaggaacagggaaaatgtccaagaTAACAcggaaatatcagtcaatgttaatatcttacatcttcagagaattTAGGTTTCTTCATCTGCATATCCTGTAGCTACAGCTtagttcatgcttgtcatctggttggtggacttggttGGTCACGGCGTCCACGGATGacccatctgcctggaccacccaccctggtcttcccagagacagacctagacatgtgtatttgttactaatttacagtcctatgaaaaagtttgtgcccccctattaatcttaatcatttttagttctaaaaattttggcgtttgcagcagccatttcagtttgatatatctaataactgatggacacagtaatatttcaggattgaaatgaggtttattgtactaacagaaaatgtgcaatatgcattaaaccaaaatttgactggtgcaaaagtatgggcacctcaacagaaaagtgaaattaatatttagtagatcctccttttgcctctagtcgcttcctgtagcttttaatcagttcctggattaaggtattttggaccattcctctttacaaaacaattcaagttcagttaagtttgatggtcgccgagcatggacagcccgcttcaaatcatcccacagatgttcaatgatattcaggtctggggactggtagAAGTTCCAATGTACTGAAGAGTCACAGACACTTCTTGGGACTAGATTGTGGCACAATGATTATTATAGATATGGATTTATTACCTGTCTGTATTCCTCTTGTAGGCCTAGGCCTCATGAGACATAGAGATGTACTGCTCCTACTGTTAGAAGGCTTGGACTTACAAACCTCTGGGCCTTGtcccagactttttttttttatttcagccccctccccaccccttTTCCTGTTACCTTGTTTTttccttctctcctccttcaGTTAGTTATCGTCTTACTCACTAAGATATTCATTctacttccttcctctctctcttctccttcttTACTCTGTGCTCTTCTCTGTCCCTCTTCCCcctgttcccttcttctcccTGAAGCTGCCGCTCGAGGTTCTTGCTCCTGTTGTTACCTGGATACTATGTTGTACTTGGGATGACTTTTGTACCGTCCTGTTTCATCCttgttcttttatttttgttgaattaaaaaaaacaaaaaacaaataaaagtagAGGCCACAAAAATACCTCGTCACCCCAGGCCTGCCAGGAATAAAGGACTGTCACAAACATGCAGGTGTAATTCCAATTcaaatattttattcatattGTCAATGAGTTTCAGACAAAAGAACCCGAGGTGAGCTCTCTAAGATTTAAGATATGAATTGGAGGTAAAACAATCATGAAAGAAAAATGCTTTTTCCTGTGCGAGTTCTTAGATGTGCAGTTGGAGATGACTTTCGGTTTAACATACTTTTCATGTGTATATTAAAATAGCTTCTCCCCcctgtgagttctttgatgtttaacaagaactgatttagtagtaaaacatttcccacattctgaacatgaaaatggcttctctcctgtgtgagttctttgatgttcaacaagatgtgatttctgagcaaaacatttcccacattctgaacatgaaactggcttctctcctgtgtgagttctttgatgtttaacaagttttgatttagaaataaaaaattttctacattctgaacatgaatatggcttctcccctgtgtgagttctttgatgtgtaacacgttctgatttctgagcaaaacatttcccacattctgaacatgaaaatggcttctcccctgtgtgagttctttgatgttcaacaagacttgaCTTAGCAgtaaaacgtttcccacattctgaacatgaatatggcttctcccctgtgtgagttctttgatgtctaacaagatgtgattttcgagcaaaacatttcccacattctgaacataaaaatggcttctcccctgtgtgagttctttgatgtttaacaagatttgatttagtggaaaaacattttccacattctgtgcatggatatggcttctcccctgtgtgagttctttgatgtttaacaaggtttgatttagagataaaacatttcccacattctgaacataaatataGCTTCTCTTCTGTATGAgatctttgatgttcaacaagacttgatttagcagtaaaacatttcccacattctgaacatgaatatggcttctcccctgtgtgagttctctgatgtataacactgcttctgcatcttttattttgcttaacagactgtgatgaattagaTGAGAGATCTTTcttctgaagggctgagggtatatctggggtaatggcatGTTGTTCATATGGATCTtttgtgataccatgatcctctgctttataatctgtaggcaTTAAATGTCCCTCTGAGcgcctggtacagtcatctgacaagaggaaaatggattttactattattaaataacataaccttataagtatattcctcACTGAGCAAACAGTAACACTGCCTATTTCATTAGTATTTACTGTGCTGAGACTGAGGTCAGAGACAGTTTCAATGGCAGATACCACCGCTagtctaggtcactgtagaggtgctgGTAGTGGATGAAATAAGTGGGCCCACCCAGTCACAGCAGTAAGGAAAAGGGGTGGTGGCACTTACACTGATGAGCAGAAGGGTAACACTGTTTAGAACTTGTGACTTTGAACCTCCATATCTCACCGTCCACTACAGATCGGAATGTGAGACTACTATCATTATATAGGTAATAATCTTGgccatctcatacataaattagacttgcaactatttagcatatgactagttatgcagattcttgtcatgtaacttcaTTGTTACCATTTTACtcctaaaaatttaaattttcattattttataaatccacctttggctttcaacactgcctgaatccttatgGACATGCTctggatcagattcaagcatgtctcgacTAAAATCAGATCCCTgatctcttctacatgttcccaatgttggtgcatattgGTCAACTCACTTGGGTACGACTACAGCTTttccttcaactctacccacaagtgtttgattgggttgaattctggggactgtgggggccaattcAGAACCTCTGCTTtactgtcattgaaccatttcttcgaATCATGACATATGCTTGAGGTCATTGTCCAGCTAGAACACTGTGTTGTCCTTTTTATATCCATGGTACTTGATTGTACAAAGTAACtcgtcttgtaggatactcacatttAGCTCAGCAGtgagaccaccatcaatcctTGTAAAGTATACAACCCCTTTGTCTGTGACCCATCAGAGTCCAGTCTATTAACTTTCATCTCATCTCTGCAAATCACCTATTTCCAATCTCCTACTGTCCAGTTTTCGTACTTTTTTGGGAAACTTGATTTTAAGGCTTCCTCATCTTTTGGGCAACCATTCCAGTGTAATGCATgtttgtgatctcactattacgaaGCATACGAGCCACCTGCACTGCTATGTTTGTCGCGCCACAACTGATAGATCTTGTGGTGAGCCGACTTACTGACTGATATTTTGCCTGAACGTTCACCTCTTGGCTTTGCAATGAATGGAcggacttcattttgtattcttcccaCAGTCATGGCACTTACATGAAGCAGTTTGGCAACGTTCTTGGCCCAGAGAccgctatcgatgagctggatgatgtttctcttttcttgagaaatcttcttcatggctgatacttgatttgaaccagtgacctttcacttgggaatcaaACTAAAGtccctgagctattagggaatgtgagaacaggttgtactttgtagtatacaagaggagcaaaacagtaacaaagcagttacatgagaagaatctgcataattaatcatatgctaaatagccaagatgattgtctataaaatgatgggagtCTCACGTTCTGAGCTGTAGTAGATGGTGAGATGTGGAGCCTGAGTGAGCTGAATATATCAGGTCATAGTTCTGGGTATATCCCTTGTTTATTCAGTGTTTTTGGTTTAGTTTGGTGATTTTAGAAATATTTATTATAAAGTTACATGTTAGGCCTTTTTGGGGCTACTTTTCTGATTAATAATGGTGCACAGCAGGTTACTATACTTTGGTACATATTGCTGCTTGGTTACACTGGTACAAGTTATCGGCTTCCTTTTTCCTTAGAGCGGTGACCGGGCCGCTGACAGCACCAGCACTgttctgatggcggccctgcctgtccCTGGTAGATCACCTTGCTCACGTTACATAAAGGACATTCATCACAATCTCATTACAATTTCTGCACCTAGAGTAGTTTATCTTATCCCAACAGAACCCACATTTAGGACCGAACATCAAGGCCCTTATTTTGTACTGCTAAGTCCAGGCCTCTGACTACATTACTAGTTGTCCTGTCCTGATATAGATCGTCTTATCTGGACGTGTCTTCTAAGATTCCAAAGTGAAATAAGTCTCAGAGCCCAAACCACaggaacacaatccatggctgcttaaatatggccacttatgtggaataatactgtaggatgccataaatcttactgtattacaccccatacacactatagaatccaaaccacatctgctggatttcccagcctgaactcaccgcggatctgctgtcccatacagtatgtagtagggtctgtggagtcacaaggaagcagggactcctagcgtcatagatcactaagatacggggagacctggtgtgtggacagagttcgggctgggaaatgtgactgatgtacagaccagattttctagtccagattgcatagtgtgattggggtctaaggtgaggtttacacagtgacatttgtagaagctgcttcaggaattcagaagaatttttccactttaccaaatcagcccccgaatctccatcagattccttactggccaggcgggattttccacctcccatttatttccatagagctctgaggtggaatctgcctgaagatcgagcaggaggattatttttcctctacctgaaataatctgctatataattctggtcaattctttcccttcacgaggactgacagccggtgaggaagaaatttgcctcgttcacatcgatgtcaagtccatattcctgctgtccgttctattctatactacatttattaccccctatagcggtatcacatttatattcaggtattattagtattttacctgaatcggggaacaacaaatagtctaaacaatgtctgaatagaatcagtgacccttctgtgctttatatagtggtgactcctcacctgggcgggtccctgtaggaatgtcctcctcacactcctcatcaccactcacatagggatcttcctttattctcatagatatagcattaatgtcgctcagatctttatcctgatggaaaatctgtgaaacaaataatgtaaaagtcaccggacaaatggggaagtcacagagaatgttctagatcattaatccgcatgaagatgaaagatgtcctgacagtagctgcaggtctgtgagaagccggataaacatattagatggcgggtcaatgacaccgcccatgtatataaccatataatactgctggatacaacaagactgaccacaaggacttcacagcccgcctacacatcatagggaatatctccatctacctgatcatcctgtggaagaagaggactgggacatctctccagtgttgtcctcttactggatctacctgtaggaaacacagacagggactgaattcattctgtacatacaaatcatggaagtccatgtgtatatagtcatgtctattacctgctgatgtgaggggctggtggtcctccatcatcacctccttgtacagatccttgtgtccttctaaatactcccagtcctccatggagaaatagacagcgacatcctgacaccttataggaacctgacaacacaatgatacagtcatcaccccgacccctccaggtactgtataatgtcccagcattcccagcagtgtcacctctccagtcagcagctccagcatcttgttggtgagttctaggatcttctgtccattgatctcctcctgtatcagggggtgaagtggaggcccagggattgGGCTCAGtgttcctccatatccatcatacacaggagactgacagcgcccactagaggtcttcttcactactgtgtaatcctggttatggggagacacattaataaatctcactacatacatgtccagagtccatcacctctccagtcatatcatctgttattactagagataagaatgatgtaatgatgacatcatcagaatctctcacctctccagtaagctgatagatgatctctagggtgagatttaatagactttccgccatcttgttcctgtctctttccatccttgatggatcaatcaggaatattctcttatatagaagatactgagaagattctatattgtaggaacctgaatggagagaagatgagacaatgtaatcactacacggaaggGGAAGATTTATCAGAATTGCACAAGGGATGATTATTGGCTGTCGggccaagggtgacagtatttctCAATTAGTGCAGGTTGTGAACTGTTTCTGTGCTGCTTTGGTGAaagcccgctcagtgtgtaacaaactagaatacattaatgacttattccttagcaaatcccttggcctgctcgcccttactgagacttggatccagcagtcagatacggcctcccctgctgctctgtctcatggtggcctacaatttgcacacacctctaggcctgataataggcagggtggtagggtaggcttacttctgtcaccgcagtgcatttttcagtccattcccccagtcccctcactcacattctcctcatttgaagtccatgctatcagacttttccgcccactctccttacgtgtagccgtgatctaccgcccacctggctcaccctaccaatttttggaccactttgcttcttggcttccccactttttatccagtgacattcctaccctcatcatgggtgactttaacatccctattgccccccctcactccccggctgcctcacagtttctctcattaaccacttctcttggtctctcacaatgttctttttccgccacacatatagatggtaacacgattgatctagtcttccatcgactcctcacagtctctaaattttctaactcttctctgccgctctctgaccacaaccttctatctctcaccatcagtgctctctccccttcacaagacaccCCTACCCATCATATAGGAACtcgcgtgctattgacacccagcacctctcagatactctgcagtcctctctgtcccccatctcctcaatctcctgtcccaatctggccaccagtcactataatgaaaccctcaaaaatgcattggatgaggttgctcccccctccactcgtaaagtcccacataggaggcagcaatcctggcacacgccacagacacgatttctccagcgctgctctaggtgtgccgaacgtctctggagaaaatcacgctcacctgcagatttcctccacttcaagtttatgcttaaaacatatagctctgccctttacctcgccaaacaagactatttgaccgccctcatctcttctctctccagcaaccctaaaaggctttttgaaacctttcactccttactcacacccaaggtacagacgccgttcacagaccttagtgctgatgacctggccatgtatttccatgataaaattgataagatccgtcaggaaattactgcccaagccccaggtggcattaactcccacacctacgatagtactgatcccctcaccagccgcacttcagactgtccattctcatcttttgaacctgttacagaagaggaagtctcccagctactttcttcatctcgccccacaacctgcagtagtgaccccttcccctcacaccgtctccaatctctgtcccctgctgtcactacttaccttactaaaatatttaacctctctctctcttctggaatcttcccatcctccttcaagcatgctgttataaccccgctactgaaaaaaccctccctggacccatcctgtgctgctaactatcgacccgtctctaacctccccttcatctctaaacttttggaacgcctggtttattctcggttaattcgttatctctctgcttgaccccttacaatctggtttccgcgctctgcactctactgaaacagctctcacaaaagtctctaatgatctactaaaggctaaatccaatggtgacttctctcttcttattcttctggacctctctgcagcttttgacactgttgaccatcaacttctcctcactatgctccgctcagtcggcctcaatgtcactgcgctctcctggttctcctcttatctctcagaccgcactttcagtgtatcattcgcgggctctgtttcctcccc carries:
- the LOC142218847 gene encoding oocyte zinc finger protein XlCOF29-like; protein product: MERDRNKMAESLLNLTLEIIYQLTGEDYTVVKKTSSGRCQSPVYDGYGGTLSPIPGPPLHPLIQEEINGQKILELTNKMLELLTGEVTLLGMLGHYTVPGGVGVMTVSLCCQVPIRCQDVAVYFSMEDWEYLEGHKDLYKEVMMEDHQPLTSAGNRHDYIHMDFHDLYVQNEFSPCLCFLQVDPVRGQHWRDVPVLFFHRMIR